In Phaseolus vulgaris cultivar G19833 chromosome 3, P. vulgaris v2.0, whole genome shotgun sequence, the sequence CTAGTATATTTCGATACTTAGTTGTGTTTCttgataaatattaaaaaaaaaactttacatTATATTAAGTGTTACATAATGTTTATGGTAGTGTATAtaacttagtgattttttttttataaacagtGCTAAACAATTAATCATTGATAAAACTGAGAATGAATATAGATTTAGAAAGAAGCAaccactataaaaaaaaaattgtgttccTCATCTCTCTTTTCACAGTTCATTTCTTTAATCCATAAAATACCTTCAAATtacttaataaatttttttattccaataaatatttgttaaaaaattatgtttattaatgTGTAAAATTGAATTCATCATGATCCTTAAATATAAGATATCATGTTTAAGGATTGTAAATAATTGAACAAAAAAAACCTGCACAGGAAATGGTTGATGAATTTTGTTGTCAAAAACTAATCATGATCCAAATTTATGAATATtcgtaattcaaaataattttttttgtggtaTTTATAAAACTGTGGTTATATGTAGAATATGATGGCACAGAACTAAGTGAAATTATTGGGGTGGAAAAAGTAGATATTATTGAATCCAATGTCTCCATCAACTACTTATACTTATTATTCCACAAGCACATCATATACTTtccattattatattattatttgcaTTAATAATAGACACCAATAAAGTATCAATGAAAAAAGTGAGAgtatttctataaattattttaaatgaaatatttgttTTCATCATTTTAAATGTAGGTAAACAAGTTGTAAACTACAATTATTATTTACCTTTTATTATTGGAggataatttcattttttttcacttaaaaaaattagtaaataataatcaaattaaaaataattaatcattatattaactaaattacatattaatttagagactaaaaaattattgatatctaatatggtttctattattaataaaatattataaaatggtttttaaattggtatctaaattagctaccaaaattttaactatcattattttagattttaaattaatctctaaaatgacTAATTCAAAACATTACTAGTCagtagctaaaaccttagtagctaatagtagataccaatttaaaaactattttataaatttttattaataataaaaattagtttagatactaataatttatgatttctAATTGAGTTaacataataactaattattttgatctctaaaattagtttctatttaatattttttattattatgttaaacaaataatttttttcttaatattttccCTTTTTGCTCTTTTAGGGATCTAAATCTTGTTATTACCATTTTAAACAAGGATTAACCTAATGAGTGACCTAGCACCTTTAATCTTGAGGTTAGTCTCACAATTAACATTAAtacataattgataaaaaagaaaaatagaagaaTGATGGAAAGGTACATTGTGAGTGTGGTCCTTCTCTTTCCACTATTCTCATTTCCCTTTTTCTTTGTGTTTAAAAGTGTATgatagttttatttttgtttcaagatttttaGGTTTTGTTATCTGCCATAAATAATTATGTGCACTTTATTATGCCATGGAACACTGCCCTAATCAACACAATTTAATGCCCTAACTTTTGCTTTGAGATCATTCCCAAAGCTTTTGAAAAGTTATTTTCTTTCCACTTTTCAGGTTCCCAAAAATGACCAAACATATTCACTGCTATATGCTATGCCTAGCCCAATAGTtatggaaaaaaatatatttttacctttttttatttcttgtttttatttgagTATGGACTAATGGTGGAGATCACCACATGCCACCTTACATTGTAAATTTAattctatttctttttatttaaaagtaaaatttcaccttatatttattataaaatggattttaagcctaactcaaccccataaaaccaacTCATGTGATGAGATgagatttgcactcacttatatataatgaaatgtccTCGTTTCTAATTgatgtgagatcttcaacaatattttttttaaatcatgaaAAAAGAATGTAGGAAGACAAAAAATTGTGATTTAGCCGATCTTTTTATAAGCGAAAACTAAATtatcttttagttttttttttgtttatacgCTAAAAGTTCATAAAAATGTTCttacattattatattttattcattttttatataaaataattatatgtcATACAATATTTGctcttatatatttatttttacttattttatatatattttttctccaATCATTTTTCAATTGGCAatttctccctgcaccatatcaattccaGCATGTACCCAATTAGCTAttgaaaaatgacaaaaataccattcctaaatgacgaaaataacaaaaatgggaaaaattattttcgaaacttttatctgaaatattttggatttcaatttctggaacatatttttaaattctgaaattttttatccagaatgtatttttagttttgtgttcagaattttttttccagcatatatttttttatttctcaattataattattattttggattttttaatttggaataagggtaattttgaaaatttaaaaaattgatatgatggaggtttaaattgatatggtgcaggaagaatttgccttttTCAATGTGTACATTAGCCAGAGCCCAATTATCCTAAGCCTCAACCAGAGCCCAGTTATCCTAAGCCTCAACTAAAGCCCAATAGTACATTTTCCAGCCCAACTGAAAACTACAGACTAGTGGTCGTgccaataaattaaaaaatttcctTAGTTTTAATTCACTATTTATCGTTTCTagaaaattactttattttaaattaagaaaatatttgataaatttattaaaatattaaaataagaaaatacttaatttaaaactataatttaacTCTTTCTGATGCGTATATTTTAGTGAAAGAAAGTAACAATTTACTTAGCAAGAAATAACAATGAGAAAACCTATTCATTAAGCGATATACACTTTAGTCACAGActtttaaaatgatatattaattttgtaacAAATTTTtcacatatattttaaaaaaatatgatttcatCACCATTTCTTTCTACAAAGTAGCATCACTTTGATGTTAACAATATGTTTGAACCAATTTTTCCATAAACATTATATAAGtttaagaagaaaaactaaaattagttttttcataagctaaaatttattcatttataagctcatttgtaaaaaaaataattcatgtaaattctttaaatttatgtttttaacttatgcataagataattaaaaacatGATAGTAAAATGTAAAAGTTGAAAAATTTAATAATGCAATATAAAAAACTTAAGTGATAAAATGTGTGAAAATTAAAAACTTGATGGTAAGATGTATAGAAAAAACCTTGggtaataaaatattcaaaattaaaaacgtAATGGTAAAGTAGTGGGAGATGGTAAATACACAAaatgatttaaataataaaatgtgaaattaatataaatcatattttttatataaaaaactttcatgttatgttagacatcactatcTAACTTGATATATCAACTAGAATGACACACTtcaagtaacaataatcatctgtcatcacatgaaaacaaatattattaaaaaaatacaaaaaaaagaaatatgagGGATTAAACCAAAatccatatattaacaaaaatgatacatatgTAAATTATACATATTCCTAAATAATTATAAGAAGAGACTAGATAgaaaacctattataccaatgaaatgattatttatgaataaatcttaaattaactAACTTATCATGACACACATTCTCTTCACgcaaaatataaataatcttaaacctgattttttcacaataattaagacaaatatttcaTTCATTTTCCTGATGAAACAATTTAGTTTATTACATaagtaaaaaaacaattaagaaaGATAAAACAAGAGTGGATGAATACAATTTATATTTGATGAAAAGTATCTTAGGATCCAACAGAAAAGTTAACATAAACTCCAAAGAAGAGAATGGCAAGACCAGTGAAGTTGATCAAATTGGATTGTCTTTGATGAGGCTTCAACATTCCTAAGGAACTTAAGAAACTGCTCTTCTCCATCAACCCTGTTTCAGCAGCACACACTGCCATGAACAATAGTGCTCTTCCACAAACTTTGTGCCATGGTAGCACCTTTTCTCTTGTTGACACTGATGCTGCTTGAAGCATGAACACAACCAATCCAAAAACCCACTGCAATCCAAACAAGCAGAAGGTGGCAATGCCAATCCATGAATGGAGGCTAAAAAGGTTGGGATAGTGACGCATATCATGGAACTTGAAAACAGCACTTAAACCAATGATGCCAAGAACTAGGGCAACCAAATGCAGTGCCATGTGAACAATCTTCCTTGTTTTCCTCTCACTTGGTATGCTTCGAAATGCCAACATAGCTGTGTTCAATTTATGAACTCATCAACATCAAACCAAATACTAATGATCAAGGGGAAAAATGTTGAAGTTATTTTGCAGATACCTTCACCAGCAGGGAAGATGAAGCCTGAGTACATAAAAAATGGGTGAACCTGCataattattgttaattatgTGATGAATGAGAGACAAACTATTATAATACACTTCATTAGAATGTATTTTAAGCACATTTAGGTAGGTTATAAGAACATGTTTTTGAAGGTTTTAAACCTAATAAATTCAACTCAAATATTCTTTCATGAGGACTTTAacccaataatattttttatataaaattttaataaccaGTCCGATTTTATTTCCAACATATTCCAAAAACACtataaaagaaaatcattaaatagaaaataaatttagaggcaaaaaataattagtcactatattaactaattaaatactaatttagggactaaaaaattattcgtaatttttatcattaataaaaatttataaaatgatttctaaattgacaTCTAAATTATCTATCcagttttagctactaatattttagattttaaattaatttctaaaatactaATAAGACTTATTTAggatataaagtagtaagtagctaAAATATTGGTAGATATTggttagatattaatttagaaattattttgtaaatttttattaataatagaaactactttaaataccaaaaaaaaattagtttataaaattctctctaatttagttaaatagtaactaattattttggtttctaaaaattaatttttatttaataatttttttctgaaataatatttttcttaatgcAATTCTAATTAGCCATTTGTAGTTAATTTTTCTTGACAACAATCATGTAATagaaaacttaattaaaaaataaacacaaatttaagaatccaaatgattttttttttcaaaaatctaaCTAAAATTTAGAAAGACCTACCAAAAAATTGAACCTAAATgatatgatattgaaaatggtaaATGAGATGGAGAGGAAGCAATATTACATTGAAGACACGCAATGCATTGTTTGAACCATACTCAATTCCTTCACGATAATGCAGCAACCAAATGAGTAAGAGAACGAAGGCTATGATGCCAAACAAGTGTGCCAAATAAATCATCTTCTTCTCACACTATCATCTTACTATAGTGTGCCTCTTTATACCCTAATTTCCTcaacttttattataatattaaaaccAACACCAAGAAAAGGAACCATTGCTTGTGTTCTTAGTTTAGGAATTTTCAACAAAGAAACTTTGGAATTTAGCAAGCATCTTCATTTTGTGTTGCATACTATAGGCATATATTCTTACTTTTCTTATAAACACGAATccaagtttattattttttaaatagttgtATTTATTAAAGAGAAATAATTGTGCCAATGAAAGCAAAGAAAAGAATGAGAAGATGGAACTTGCTACTTCAACAAAGACTAATTGGTGTTTTGACATTGCTGATTTTTCTTAGTTCACCTTCAAATATCACTAAACATGGTTTtagatagatttttttttatgtgttttgagTACttgtaatgatttttaattgtgttctaaTAAGTCTAAGAGTGTCatgttataaaataattcattcaattttttttaatcaacatttttttcattctatGTTGTGAAAGCTTTTTTTCCTATTCATTCTTTTGCTTAAGGATATAAGATCCAGACTTAAAACCACAAGTAACTcccaaaattttatatatatatatatatatatatatattatcaagtTACTTCTATGtgctatatataataataatatatataataatatatataataataactgTACTGCTAGGAACGAGAGGTCAAACcaaaaaatatagtaaaaaagtatatatgtaaaaaagttatttatatatatatatatataaagtaaataTGGTTAGTGTAGTAAGGTCCAGTTTAATAAGGTTCAAATTAATAGGTGTGTTTAAAAAGATATTGGGTACAAAAAAAAAGGCCCAAATAGTTTATGAGCCCAATAAGAAGACACTATAAATATGACATCGGTCTAAAAGGTAAGTAGAGTGATTGTTATTTGATAATTGCATAAATTGATTCTGACTTTGACATCGGAACGTcttgcaggtacacacacccaACCGTGAGAGAAGATCAAGAGGAGAAGCCGAAAGGTACAATCAACCCAACCCAACTTAAAAAGCTTATCATACTTAAGACCAATCTGAAGAGCCCAATCCGAAAAGTCAGCGTACTCAGCTTGAAGAGTCCCTTTTGCAGGAACAATAACAATTTCTAAAGTCGTTACACGATTCCTATAGTTTATTTCCATCcatcaatttaaaagaaatatttaaaaataaattactaatTAATATAAAACTTGTTCAGATGTTGAAGTTAGTGTGTTGCTTATAGAAAggttatttataataaagttatttgtttagaaaatataagataacaaagtgtgataaaaaaaagtgtaaaagtGTGAAGAGTAAAATTGAGTGGAGAAGTTTATATACACATGTTCAAtcatatgtttttatttattttttgttatatcCACTTCCTAAGATTT encodes:
- the LOC137806133 gene encoding probable transmembrane ascorbate ferrireductase 3, with protein sequence MIYLAHLFGIIAFVLLLIWLLHYREGIEYGSNNALRVFNVHPFFMYSGFIFPAGEAMLAFRSIPSERKTRKIVHMALHLVALVLGIIGLSAVFKFHDMRHYPNLFSLHSWIGIATFCLFGLQWVFGLVVFMLQAASVSTREKVLPWHKVCGRALLFMAVCAAETGLMEKSSFLSSLGMLKPHQRQSNLINFTGLAILFFGVYVNFSVGS